DNA from Neovison vison isolate M4711 chromosome 12, ASM_NN_V1, whole genome shotgun sequence:
TTATCCTTAACAAATTTACCAATTTAGTGGAACGTTTTAGCAATTACCTGCACGTGAACATGCCGGATTTACATCTTTTAGGTGGTAATGTATGATTAGTGATAAGCCGTTATGATCTAGGGGTGTGTTCAGTCAGAGTCGCAGCTTGTCTCTGTTGTCCTCTAacacgtttttgttttttgttttttgttttctttctgcagCTATGTGGCATCTTGATCCTGGGAGCAGCAATTTGGATACGAGTTAACAAAGATGGTGAAGaggtaaataaatagatacaaacTTCTCCGCTCCCAAAACAGGTTATTTCTCTTCCAGTGATGAAAATAATGACAACAAtagtataaatatttctatagccTTTTCCTTAACTGCTTGATGTAGTCCTTTGTGCTGGTATGCGATCttataatttaattcaatttaattaatcaaatttaattactaactatgtgcctggcactgtgccagGCACGAATCAATCCTTTTGGAGAATGGAGGGGTGTTATTTTAAAGATAGGAAGACTGCCATGAACATGGAGATCGGAAGGGGCTAGAATAGAAATCAGGCTCCTTCGGTATTGGCGGAAGGCCGGCCTGAAGTGTAGCTGGAGGAGACAGACTGCCCTTCTTCCACACCAACAGTGTCTGTAGTCCAAGGTACTGACCGTCATTTGGCTGATCCCAAGGTGGAAGGTTGGTCCAAACTAAAGAAGAGAAGTTCTTTTGGAGAAGAAGAATTTGAATCTAAAGGCAACAAAGTATAAAGGTGGTTAGTAATTAATTACCTGTGCCAACTGGCATTGAGGCTGACTCCTTAGAACAGTAAGACACCCGTCCCACTAGGGCAACTGAGCCCTGGGCCGGGGCTGTCCAACCTCTTGCTATCTAGATAAGATTAGCGCAAGCCCCTCTCCTTCACCAGGTGCCATTCCACGCCCCGTGGCAAAGCGCTTACCAAGATTTTCACAGGTGAGGATGAAGTTTAGTTCGTAGAGTTAATTCTGGCTCCAGTCTTTGAATCGCACGTGGGCGGTTTCCGTATTACATCCCCTTTGTGAATGCAAAAGAGTGCAtgagggagacaggaggagggAGGCGCGCGGGGCTCTTCCTTTGGTTCTACCCAACAGAATAGCTGGCATCATTTCCTGGCTCCCCTGCTTCCATtcttctctcccccttcttctgaGGGGCCCTCCACCCCCCGAATTATTCTTAACCGCATGCACGGCAGTTCCCTTATTCTTTGTGGTCTGGGCTCTTGCCACCATTCAGGATCCTGTCTTCTACTGCTAGAGCCTTTTCAAGATATTTATTTGCCCAAATAAAGTGTCTGCCTGTAAGAGAAATTTTGATCCTTATTTGATAATTATTAAGATACACTAAGCCAGCGATTAAAGTATTGTATTCTTATTATGCTGTGATGAAGCTAAATGCCTTTGGAGACAGTCTTGTTATAAGAGAGACTAAAAGCAAATTAACATCTGTTCTGATTCCTTTCCTCAACTGGGTGGCTTTTttgcctcttcctcccttcctgctggcctgcctgccttctttccttctttcccctgcccctcccttcctcccttcctttcttctctatctcctcttctctttttcaaatCTGCTTTCTACCCTTAGAGAGCCCAAGGAATCACAGGGGCAGTTAGTGTCCTCATTTGGTGCCTTCCCACGGTGAGGAAACTGGGTGAGGGACAGGTGTGGCAAACTAGTCGGTAACATCCTAGTCCATCTGGATTTCATTTATGGTTTTATACTGATAAATGTTAACAGGGACTTCCAGGTGGCCTTGGGCCCTGGGTTTGCACTCAAGAAGGATATTTGGAGATACCCGGAAACTTTGTTGTCTAGAAGCTGACGTCTGACTTTCGGAAGTGTAATTAAGCCCAGAGATTAGACAGCTGCCTATTCAGAGGGCGCTTTTGCCTTTCTAAGATATGTGTGCAGCCtgtcttttatttcactttatttctgGTTGATATgggaacattttctttcctccaagtGCTTCTGGTAAACAACTTTGGTGTTTAGTCTGTTAAGAAATTCCACACATTGAACGTATTAAAGGAAAACTGTTGTCCTTGAGAGGGAGGGACTCCACATCTGGGGACACAGAATGAATTTGTAGAGCGAGGCAGCATCTTCTGTTACGTTTTGACTCTTGTGCTCTGTCAACCTCGAACCCCAGATGGAAAGTCCGTATCTGCTAGGACACCAGGAACCAGCTTGGCTTCTGTGAAGTTggcttggtttctctctctctctctcgtttttttaaagattttattcattcatttgacagggagaaagagatcacaagtaggcagagaggcaggcagagagagagaggaggaagcaggctcccagctgaacagggagcccgatgtggggctccatcccaggaccctgagatcatgacctgagccgagggcagaggcttaacccactgagccacccaggtgcccttgatttatttttatctaaagtCTCTGTCTAAGAATCAAGACTGCAAAGAACTAATTTTAGTAGGGGAAAAACAGAGGCACCAGTTTTACAAGGAAAAGCTGGAGCATGAAGGCAAAAAGGAAGAATGTCTGGGAGGTCTTTGTGCTCAAATTTTAGCATATCTCTTTATGCTCAAAGTATCTCTGCTAAGGACACTTTGTTTTCCCTCAGGGAAACTCAGCACCCTGAGGCAAAGCCTGTGGGCAGCTATTCTGTCTCAGGAGATCTCTTAGAATTCAAAGAACACCCTGAGTCTTCTTCAAGGTTCAGCCATTAGAAATCATTCTCCCTTTGTCTTCACCCACACAGACACTGTTCATCCAAGACAGCCTTTGAAACTCTGCTCTCCCTTTCCTGGAGTGAACACCTGAACTCAGATTTCCATGTCTTGTCTGCAGTCTCCCCTGTAGGTATTTGATCTGTTATTTCTGTCTGGCCTCTAAGCCAAATTCTGACATCTCAAGACAGTGAGTTATCCCTCTCAGATGCCTTCAGGTTTACCTGCACTGGCCACAATGTTCTAGGGGAGCGATGTTTGATGGTAGGTGGGTAGAGGGGGTTTCCTAATGCTGCTTTTTTGGGTCATTATCTGCTCTGATCCAGGTGCCTTATGTGTTTATTAACAAAACCAATTTCTTAGCTTCAGTATGAACACGCAAACAacaatttaataaacaaaaacctgaaaaacaaacaaaaaaatctttaggacATAACCAAGCTTTCTAAATATGTAGGTTGAAACATTATCTATAGCATAGACTCTTAGAGACAAAGGAGGCCTCAGGGATCACAGAGGCTGACCCAGTTTCCTTTATAAATGGGAAACCAGGGCCCCACAAGGTTAGTTGACTAGTCTGGGGTTAGAACTTTAGTTATATATAAGGACTCTGACTAGAGTATAAATCTTTGTTTTAATGCTTTTACAGTTGCAGCGCATTCTTTCCTATTAATGTTGAATGAAGGTTTCCTTTAGGCTATAAGCTggtttttatatacattattattagcagtttgtttttttttttaatgtatttcctaTTAAGGGGTCCACATGCTGGCCCACATGCTGTGCAGCAGTTTCTAGAAGGCAGAGTCTCTGAGTTAGTGTAACAGCTAGGACTCTCCCTGGAAATAGCCCGGTAGATAGAGATCATATTAATGGATGAGATCCCAGTAGCCCTCGCGTACAGAATAGGCACAAGGCTTCAGTTTTCGCTTATGATTTATCTGGAAAACAAGTGGTAGGTTGAGGCTAGGTATCAGAAAGCTGATGAAGAAGAGTATCTGTATTACTGGAGAGAAAAACTGAATTATGCAGGGAGGGTAGCCCAAGCCCATATAAGGAGCCCTAGGATGTGTTCCTCAATATACCATTGCTTAACAGGCAAAATAAAGAGTTTCTGACGACTCTAAAGACCATACCTTCTGGGAACGAGGAGACAGAATTACATGGAATGCCAGCAACTAGTATTATTTTCttggtttaaatatttttgtttatttgggcgAATGTATAGACCTGCATGATCACTATTACAATCAACATGCAAAGCGTTTTTATCGACCCATACATGTTCACCATATCCCTTTGCAGTTGGTTCCgtctttccttcctgtcttactCAAAGTCAAACACTGGTCTGATTTCTGAGTTACTTATTCTTgtatgtcatataaatggaatcatacagcaaTCACTCTTTTGAATATGGCTTACTTGGCtcaccctaattttttttaagactcattGATACTGTTGGGTCTCTTGGTAGTTTGAGGAACTTGCCTTTCGAATTTAAATAATTAGATTGCCATAAAATATGCCTGGTTTACTATGTGACTCTTAggtataaaacacaaaatatgaaaACCAAAAATCGCATCATGGGTGAAAGTACCTATCCctctaagcttttaaaaaataattgccattttaggggtgcctgagtggctcagtggattaaagccactgctttcgggtcgggtcatgatcccagggtcctggggtcgagccccacatcgggctctctgctcagccaggaacctgtttcttcctccctctctctgtctgcctctctgccttgtgatctctgtctgttaaataaataaataagatcttttttttaaaaaaataatcgcCATTTTAAAAGTCTATGACATTTCCTCAATAAAGCATCCAATATAGCAtcttaggaaaatataaattggaaAATGTTATTCAGGTAAGTAATACCTCAAAAGAATGGAGACTCCTTAAAAGCAGGAATTTTTTTGCTTCTGGAAATCACTGAAGTATCTCACGGTGCCAGAATAGGGCCTGGTCCGTATAAGTACCCAATGGATATTTCTTGAACAACCAACATGGAAGAAAGGGATTTTTCTGTCattcatctcttttttattttcagattctcAACCCTGGGAATTCTGTTACTAGTCCCTATATTTCTGTGAACATCTTGATTGCTGTGGGGTCTATCGTCATGATTCTGGGTTTCCTGGGATGCTGTGGTGCCGTGAGAGAAAGCCGCTGCTTGCTTCTTTTGGTGAGTTCTCCAGACAGATCCCAACACCCAACCTTCAGACTCCTGAGGCTGGTCTTCCATTTCCATTGTCTGTCAAAAAGACTTCCCAAGACTGAGGAAACTCTAACTTTTGTTTAGGGGGGTTGATTATAGAGGCTGATATTTTTTACTTAGATTAGAGGATGCCCTAAGAAATTAtagtccttccttcctctctccctctcccccctccttcccttcctcccttcttacTGAGTACATGGCTGTGTGCCAGATACTGGGCTAAAAGATACAAAGACTTTAAGACAATTAGAACCCATTAGGGAAGACAGACAAGCCAACTATTAGCTCTAGTGTGTATGGCCCAAGAAGAGGAGGGCAAGGATAGAGGAGAGACCTTTCAAGCTAGAAGCGGAAGTGAGAGTGGTGTTTGTGTGGGTGAGGGGGTGACGGGCTTTCCAGAGAGAGAGTTTGTCAGCGTGGTGCTGGCATGTTTAGGGAGTGACAAGACCTTGGGTGTGGCTAGAGTGTGACAGAGGCTGTTTTTAGTGCATGATGGGAGATGGATCTGAGTGCGGGCAGCGCCAAATCCTATTCCATGCTGACTAAATTGTAAGAGAGTGAGGTAATCAGATTTGTTGCTTAGAAAGTTTCAGGGAGGATGGATTGGGTTGGGATAATCCACAGACATTTACCTTTGCCAGGTAcagtagaaaataataaatggatgtagataaaatattagaaaaagatCCCGACATATTTATTAGATAAAAGCTAACAATAGTGTTTACAGAGATCACTTCAGCTTGTTTCTCTCATAGAATAAGTATTGTGTTAGTCCCTGAAAGATACTGTGTAACAGTTTGTGTATTATGGGAAGGCGGGAAGGAGGGAAGGCGGAGACACAGAACTCAGCAGGATTTTAATAGTATCCCTAGTGGTTGCCTTTTGATCAATAAGGCCTCATTCGCAATTTGGGAGACTTAATTACTTGAGGAGcttgttttaaagagagaaaaactaatTTGTGGGCTGCATTCTTTCAAGTTAGATTTCAGTAGATCTGAGGCAGGTTTCAGAAGTGTACATTTATAATGAGATCCCAGGTGGTTCTGCTAACAGTAGAAAACGTGTTTTGAACTCCTTTCTGAAGTTTGTCCTAAAGTGTGTGCGAGTTTGCAtttgatgaagaaaaaagagtaagaatatTCCAATAATTGTATGTATGTAAACGTTCAAACTTCCTTCCGTTCAACATCACACCGATGTCTACAATCCTCtcagtaaatttttgttttaaccaCTTTGCTTAGTCGGTGTTTGAAACAAAGGTTTTTGACGACTAATGGCCCGAAATTGTCTTTTTGAGGCAAAGGATAGAATAAATGAGAAATGTGGTTATTCTTCCAACGGTAATGTGATCCTGATTGCAGAACAATGCGCCAAGCCCAAATGTCCCAAGATGTGACTGAAGGCCCTGGGGATAATACGtgttccatttgttttcttttttttcagttcttcataGGCTTACTTCTGATCCTGCTCCTGCAGGTGGCAGCGGGTGTCCTGGGAGCTACCTTCAGAtctgatgtatgtatatatacgtgATATTTGATAATTCCGGAAAAGTCTGAAATATCAAAATACTACCTTCCAGCATGAATAATTGAACAATGCTTTTCAATTTTCAGTCCGAGCGCATTCTAAATGAGACTTTCTATGAAAATATAAAGCTTTTAAGTGAAACAGACGAGGAGGCACAAGCATTCCAGGAAGCCCTGGCTACATTTCAAGAAAAGGTAATTAGCATTTATAGGTCATTTGGGGAGTGGGGCGTGGGTTTTGCGTTTACTTAATTTTTAGCAGGAGTATTCCTTAAAGTAAAAACATGTCTCCGTTTTGCAGATTTTGACTGATTATTCTGTCACTATGCAGTAAGAAAAATCCAAGAGTATTTCTGACTTTGTTTCCAGCTTCTTATGAAGTTCTGACCCAGTTTAGGAGGACAGAGATTAAGAAGATATGTTTATGACCAATTAAGCCTCAATGGACCAAATCAATAGTTGTTTCATACTTCTTACCATTAACCAGGATAGTGTGTTTGGGGCATTTGGaaagtctttctccctctgtctccatgTCTGTCCCCTCTGTCATAAAAAGAATTACATGTATCATTTCTTGCTACTTAGTTGTACTGGGCCTTACATTTAGCaggtcatttaatttttatgacaaCTCTTTGAGGTGGATCATTATATCTTTATTATCCCTCTTTTATAGATAAGGGGGTTAGGTGTTGGAGAGGTCTGATGGCTAATGAGTAATGAGCTTGGAATTTGAACCCCATTGTCTgactagttattttttttttaattggtataCCAGCCTCTCCCTTATTTACTTATTGAAGTTGCTTCTCTGTCTTTAGGGTAAAGTTAAAACTTGGACAGGCATTGAAGGTATTATATTCTCTGGCTCTTACCGAATATTTTAATATTCGTAAATACTACTCCgtaaacataaaacaaacaaaaacaaacaaacaaaaaaaacaaaaaagaagcccctcccctccactctcgTCCAGTCAGGTTTGTCTGCTCAGGATCCCTTAAACAATTCCGCCTTCCTATCTTGGCATCATTCCCTATCTTGGAAAATACtaatacttttctctttcttcccaaatACTACATGTGCTTCAAGGCTCGACGAAAATGTTACTTACTCTGTGAAACTCcaaatcactctttttttttttttttccagaattcccaCTGTATTAACCACATGTAGCATTAGGTTCACATGTTAAGGAAATTCTCAGAATCTCAGAAGACAGCTGAACTTTGTAGGGCATTTAACTTGACTTCTCATtgattgaagtatttttttttaagatttttatttatttatttgacagacagagatcacaagtaggaagagaggcaggcagagagagagagagagggaagcaggccccctgcagagcagagagcctgatgtggggctcgatcccaggaccctgagatcatgacctgagcggaaggcagcggcccaacccactgagccacccaggcgccccgaagtatttttttttttaatttatgtttattcACTCTGTAAGCATTGAAGAATTTAAGTTCACCAGTTTTTGCCCATCCACCCCATTTATATCTAAGTCTGATGATTAGTATGTTCTTTCTTAATTTGAAACAAAACCTGCCTCCCTAGGATTTACATCATTTAGTCCTAGTTCTTCCTTCTGGAGtttcagaggaaaaaaggaaatctacTGATGCTTCTGCACATTGCAGCTTGTACTCTGACAATGGCTATCATATGACTTCTAAAAGCTTTGCTTTTTAAGTTGAAACATCCTTGGTTTCTTGAACTATTTatcagatgactttttttttttttccagagcattcCCCAGTTCCTGTTTGAATAGACTCCAGCTTGTAAAAATTCTGTTTAAAGCATCATTTCCAAGAGCTGAAACCTGATAGGCGTCAGTCTCTGTTTCACTTCCTCTgtgctgtgctttcccagcatCCCCAGTAGCTGCATTTCTTGATCCTCTTGCCTCCAGCATCCTACTCTGGAGCCCAGATCAACCCAGGTTGAAAGCAGGAAGAATTTAAGCAACTTGGTTCTTCCCCTGAGTGGGACCGATCATCCTTGGTCCTCCCTGGTGGTTGACTTAAGACAAAAGGTGCTCTAGGTAAACACCAGATCTCTGGATTGGGTCCTGAATTGCACTTGCTGCACATTGTCCCCGATATCCAAGGTCCCAGTAACAACCATGGGGTTCTAAATGTTCTGTTTATTTTAGCACAGTTCTGAATTACTTCCGTTCTTGTATGCTAATCCTATGCCTGGAGCTTCCTATGCTCATAGAactacagttctttttttaatgtccattttgagttccttccttccttcctccctccctccctcttcctctctccaccaAGGTTTAGTAAcacttttttttggaaaaagaatccTACACCAAACTCTTGCTGGATGACTCGGGGCCCCACCACACATGAACAGAAGTTGTATATACAAAGtggtttttctctttggattttggAGAAATGCCCCCATGACTTCTCTGCTAACATACTAATGGAAAGTGCTTCTCTCGGATTCTTGGTGACGACTCTTTGTCTAGAGGTGGTTGTATTGTTCACTGCGCTGTGTCTTGTTCATTCAGCTGTGATAACACTTCCAACAAATCCTGGCCAACTTCTTCCTTGACTTCTCACACATCTGATCTGGTGACCAGATATCATACCAAGTTTAGTCTTTCTACCTCCTACCATGTCTTCTGCTTCTAGGCCTCTTCTTAAGAAAGGAGTCCTGAGGTATATTGTTCTCCAAATATGGACTGATCTGTGAGTACATATAatgggactttaaaaaaaatctggctgTCTATATCAATTAATATTACTCAAG
Protein-coding regions in this window:
- the TSPAN8 gene encoding tetraspanin-8, encoding MAGVSGCIKYSMFIFNFLFWLCGILILGAAIWIRVNKDGEEILNPGNSVTSPYISVNILIAVGSIVMILGFLGCCGAVRESRCLLLLFFIGLLLILLLQVAAGVLGATFRSDSERILNETFYENIKLLSETDEEAQAFQEALATFQEKFKCCGLVNGAADWGKNFQQNFKSCECTSSSDSCVVYEGKNVYKQPCISFVKETVAKHFLIVIGIAFGLVFIEVLGLVFSMVLYCQIGSK